Proteins from a genomic interval of Deltaproteobacteria bacterium:
- a CDS encoding U32 family peptidase C-terminal domain-containing protein: MSTKPELLIPAGSLTKIKIAYAYGADAVYVGASGLSMRPDQTCLSVEELATALNIAHQQEKKLYVAINSLMFEADCAHLEDWLETTSHLDFDAVIVADFGALSLVRQKRPDLNIHASTQLSTANAHAVNLLASLGIQRVNMARECSLADIKNIAQKTSLELEVFVHGAMCMAVSGRCLLSAHLCGESASQGRCKHTCRWDWQLVESKRPGLTLPVFETSKETIFLGSKDLCMIEHIPELVKSSISALKVEGRMKGEYYIASVTRVYRAALDAYFNNPAQYLADPNWLVELTNISHRDYETGFFFGYPYRDLKALQTNSTVKATYQVLAFIETIDNDWYTIATRNPFSVSDDLEWFAPNMQNGHIAIDTIIDSQEQKCDKVISGASYKVRFKDHPTRLPLWSFLHKKRP; the protein is encoded by the coding sequence ATGTCCACAAAACCCGAACTCCTCATACCCGCCGGCAGTTTGACAAAAATCAAAATAGCTTATGCATATGGTGCGGATGCTGTTTATGTTGGAGCTAGCGGCTTGTCAATGCGACCAGATCAGACATGCCTGAGTGTAGAAGAGCTAGCAACCGCTCTTAATATTGCGCACCAGCAAGAGAAAAAACTATATGTGGCAATAAATTCGCTCATGTTTGAAGCAGATTGTGCTCACCTTGAAGATTGGCTTGAAACCACCAGCCATCTTGATTTCGATGCGGTAATTGTTGCTGATTTTGGTGCACTTTCTCTTGTGCGCCAAAAACGCCCTGACCTTAATATCCATGCCTCAACCCAGCTTAGCACCGCCAATGCTCACGCCGTTAATCTGCTTGCAAGCCTTGGGATACAGCGGGTAAATATGGCTCGCGAATGCAGCTTGGCCGATATTAAAAATATTGCCCAAAAAACTTCACTTGAGCTTGAAGTTTTTGTCCATGGCGCCATGTGTATGGCTGTCTCTGGCCGCTGTTTACTGTCGGCACATTTATGTGGTGAGAGTGCCTCTCAAGGTCGTTGCAAACACACTTGCCGCTGGGATTGGCAATTAGTAGAATCAAAACGACCAGGCTTAACCCTACCAGTATTTGAAACCAGTAAAGAAACTATATTTCTTGGTTCTAAAGACCTGTGCATGATCGAGCACATACCTGAATTGGTAAAAAGTAGTATTAGCGCGCTTAAAGTCGAAGGGCGAATGAAGGGCGAATATTATATTGCCAGTGTGACGCGAGTATACCGCGCTGCCCTGGATGCCTACTTTAATAACCCTGCGCAATACCTTGCTGATCCCAATTGGCTTGTCGAACTCACTAATATCAGTCATCGCGATTATGAAACAGGGTTTTTCTTTGGTTACCCCTATCGTGACCTAAAAGCATTGCAAACCAACAGTACTGTGAAAGCAACATATCAAGTGTTGGCCTTTATCGAAACTATAGATAACGATTGGTATACAATTGCCACACGTAATCCGTTTTCTGTGTCAGATGATCTCGAATGGTTTGCCCCCAATATGCAAAATGGCCATATCGCTATCGATACAATCATCGATAGTCAAGAACAAAAATGTGACAAAGTAATAAGCGGTGCTAGCTATAAAGTGCGTTTTAAAGATCACCCAACACGCTTGCCTCTTTGGAGTTTTTTGCACAAAAAACGACCTTGA